Genomic segment of Dehalogenimonas alkenigignens:
AAATTCCAGACCGAGATTGAGACCGGGAAAAACGCCATTGCCGCGCTGCAAAAGGACCTGGCTAAAAAAGACGCATTAGCGCTTTTGACCTCAGCTAGAGCCATTCCCGGCGGCAAACTCCTGGTCGCCTCCGTTGCCGAGGCAGGCATCGAGACCCTCCGCGAAATGGCCGACCTGCTGCGCGATAGGCTAGGCTCGGCAGTTGTCGTTCTCGGCTCGGTCGCCGGGGAAAAACCGGTTTTTGTCGCCGCGGTGACCCAGGACCTGGTGGCTAAAGGCTATCACGCCGGCAACATCATTAAGCGTCTTTCGGAAATCGCCGGCGGCGGCGGAGGGGGCCGTCCCAACCTGGCTCAGGGTGGCGGGCGGGATGCCTCGAAGCTTTCCGCTGCTCTCGATGCGGTTGACGAGTTCATCAGATAATGAGCCGCCGCACTCCTTCACAATGACGCCTGTCCGGCTTGGCAGGTTTGGATATTTTTTAACTTGGTAGTATTCTACATCCATGCTTGAGCGCGTCATTGGCCTCGACGTCGGCGATCGTTGGCTGGGAGTAGCCCTGTCTGACCCGATGGGCATCATCGCAAGGCCGCTGTTGATTATTGAGCGCAAGGACGAACTGACCGACGCCGAAACGGTGGCACAGCTTATCAGGCGCTACGCCGCCGGTAAAGTGGTCGTGGGCTTGCCCCGGCTGTTGACCGGCGTTGCCGGAAGCCAGGCGGAGCGGGTGCAGCATTTTGCCCGCCGCCTCGCAGCCATAGCCGATGCACCGGTATTGTTTCAGGACGAGCGCTTTTCCACCGCCGACGCTAAGGACATTATGAAGGCCAATCGCAAGAGGAAAAAAGGCTACATCACCGAGCGTGACGACGCGGTGGCGGCGGCGGTCATCCTTCAGGACTGGCTGGACGAAAACCGGCCGAGGGCGGAGGTTGGCTGAGTGGAAATCATCGATTCCCATTTCAAGAAAAATCCCCGACCTTATATTTTACAGAGCCTGGTGGCGCTGGCCGTCTTCTTCATCGTCCTGCTATTTGTTGAAAGAGTAACCCAGGTGGTCATCGTGGCGGCATTGGGCGCCAGTACTTTCATCATCTTTTCCATGCCGTATTCCATCACCGCCCAGCCGCGGCGGCTCATCGGCGGACATATCGTCGGGCTGCTGGCAGGCACCGCCGGACATTTTTTTCTCACCGGCTCATTCACCGGGGTAATCAATGACCCGGTGTTGCTGTCTGCCATGACGTTTGCCCTGGCTATCGCCCTGGCGATGTTCCTAATGTCGATTACCAATACGGAACACCCGCCGGCGGCCGCGACTTCCATAGGGCTGCTAACCGCCGGCTGGAGCTGGGCAACGATCCTGTTCGTCGTGCTTTTTGCTGTATTATTATCCATTATCCACCGGGGCCTGCGGCGCTGGCTGGTGGACCTGTTCTGAGATGGAGACCGCTGGTTTTTCATTCGAATTAGCCCTCTCCGGAGCAGCCCGGGCAGGCGTGCTCAACACGCCCCACGCTGCCGTCGAGACCCCTTGCTTCATGCCGGTCGGCTCACAGGCTACGGTCAAGACGCTCACTCCGGATGAGCTGAAAGACCTGGGCTATAACCTGATCCTCGCCAACAACTATCACCTCTACCTGCGACCGGGTACTCAGGTCGTCGGCAGCTACGGCGGGATTCATAAATTCATGGGCTGGAACGGCGCCTTGTTGACGGACTCCGGCGGCTACCAAGTCTTTTCGCTATCGCCGCTCAGGAAAATGAGCGACGATGGCGTCACCTTCCGCTCCCATATCGACGGCTCGGAGCATTTCTTCAGCCCGGAACTGGCGATCAAATACCAGGAAGTCTTCGGCGCCGACATTATTATGGCTTTGGACGAATGCCCGCCGGTGGAGGCCTCGCGAGAGGTAATCGAGGCGGCCGTCGAACGGACCCAGGCCTGG
This window contains:
- the ruvX gene encoding Holliday junction resolvase RuvX, translating into MLERVIGLDVGDRWLGVALSDPMGIIARPLLIIERKDELTDAETVAQLIRRYAAGKVVVGLPRLLTGVAGSQAERVQHFARRLAAIADAPVLFQDERFSTADAKDIMKANRKRKKGYITERDDAVAAAVILQDWLDENRPRAEVG
- a CDS encoding HPP family protein, whose product is MEIIDSHFKKNPRPYILQSLVALAVFFIVLLFVERVTQVVIVAALGASTFIIFSMPYSITAQPRRLIGGHIVGLLAGTAGHFFLTGSFTGVINDPVLLSAMTFALAIALAMFLMSITNTEHPPAAATSIGLLTAGWSWATILFVVLFAVLLSIIHRGLRRWLVDLF